One Microcaecilia unicolor chromosome 8, aMicUni1.1, whole genome shotgun sequence DNA window includes the following coding sequences:
- the LOC115476805 gene encoding uncharacterized protein LOC115476805: MARKATVYGSNGQELYGQPAICDRWKEYTEKLYEDEQQNHLIGKYETLEMEPNILEEEVIWAIKQLANQKAPGIDGRSTELLKPIPVVVLTALCQYIWNTCEWPKEWKKSVFVPIPKKGNSKDCTNYHTIALMPNARKILLKTIQQHLSITIDRELSDVQADFRRGKGTCDHIANIRWIIEKAREYQKDLYMCFIDYLKAFDVLEHNKLWTCLKEIGTPPHLIELIRSFYQDQEATI, encoded by the coding sequence ATGGCCCGCAAGGCAACAGTTTATGGGAGCAATGGCCAGGAACTGTATGGCCAGCCAGCAATATGTGATCGGTGGAAAGAATATACAGAGAAGTTATATGAAGATGAACAACAGAACCATCTGATAGGCAAGTATGAGACACTGGAGATGGAACCAAATATTCTGGAGGAAGAAGTCATATGGGCAATAAAGCAATTAGCCAACCAAAAAGCCCCAGGAATTGATGGTAGATCAACAGAATTGCTCAAGCCCATACCAGTGGTAGTATTAACAGCATTATGCCAATATATATGGAATACATGTGAGTGgccaaaagaatggaaaaaatcAGTTTTCGTCCCAATTCCAAAGAAGGGGAATTCAAAGGACTGCACAAATTACCACACTATAGCTCTGATGCCAAATGCAAGGAAAATCCTGCTGAAGACCATTCAACAGCACTTGAGTATAACTATCGATAGGGAGTTGTCAGATGTGCAAGCTGACTTCAGGAGAGGCAAAGGCACTTGTGATCATATTGCCAACATTCGATGGATTATAGAAAAAGCTAGGGAGTACCAGAAAGATCTCTACATGTGTTTTATCGATTATTTGAAGGCATTTGATGTGCTTGAGCACAACAAGCTCTGGACCTGCCTGAAGGAGATAGGCACACCACCACACCTGATAGAACTCATAAGATCATTCTATCAAGATCAAGAGGCTACAATCTGA